Within the Oncorhynchus clarkii lewisi isolate Uvic-CL-2024 chromosome 2, UVic_Ocla_1.0, whole genome shotgun sequence genome, the region GCAGACCTTCCTCATTTTACCTTTAGGAAGTAGTGGTGACCTTTACAGACCTTTTTATTGACGTGTTTGGTTGTCATGGGAAGtaagagtgagagtgtgtgtgtgtgtgtgtgtgtgtgtgtgtgtgactgagagcCAGGCAGATGGATCTAAAGTATCccaatttcttgttaattaaatATCTTTAATAATGGCCTAGTGGGATACAAATGATATCAGCATTAATGTGAATCACCACCTCTTCTTCTATTGCCAAAGGAACAAATGCATGACTGCCCAGGTTAACACATCTcacatcaaattgtattagtcacatgcactgaatacagcAGCTGTAAGGCCTTACAAAAATTATATTAACTAAAATGAATTAAAGGTCagaagtaaaataacagtagcgaggctatatacattatatacagtattacggtacagagtcaatgtggaggctatatacagggggtaccggtacagagtcaatgtggaggctatatacagggtattacggtacagagtcaatgtggaggctatatacagggggtaccggtacagagtcaatgtagaggctatatacagggtgttacggtacagagtcaatgtggaggctatatacagggtattacggtacagagtcaatgtggaggctatatacagggtattacggtacagagtcaatgtggaggctatatacagggggtaccggtacagagtcaatgtagaggctatatacagggtgttacggtacagagtcaatgtggaggctatatacagggggtaccggtacagagtcaatgtagaggctatatacagggggtaccagtacagactcaatgtggaggctatatacgggggtaccggtacagagtcaatgtagaggctatatacattatatacagtattacggtacagagtcaatgtagaggctatatacagggggtaccagtacagagtcaatgtggaggctatatacagggggtaccagtacagagtcaatgtggaggctatatacagggggtaccggtacagagtcaatgtggaggctacatacattatatacagtattacggtacagagtcaatgtggaggttatatacagggggtaccggtacagagtcaatgtggaggctatatatacagggggtaccggtacagagtcaatgtggaggctatatacagggggtaccggtacagagtcaatgtggaggctatatacagggggtaccggtacagagtcaatgtggaggctatatacagggggtaccagtacagagtcaatgtggaggctatatacaggggctaccggtacagagtcaatgtggaggttatatacagggggtaccggtacagagtcaatgtggaggctatatacagggggtaccggtacagagtcaatgtggaggctatatacagggtattacggtacagagtcaatgtggaggttatatacagggggtaccggtacagagtcaatgtggaggctatatatacagggggtaccggtacagagtcaatgtggaggctatatacacggggtaccggtacagagtcaatgtggaggctatatacaaggggtactggtacagagtcaatgtggaggctatatacagggggtaccggtacagagtcaatgtggaggctagatacagggggtaccggtacagagtcaatgtggaggctatatacagggtgttacggtacagagtcaatgtggaggctatatacagggtattacggtacagagtcaatgtggaggttatatacagggtattacggtacagagtcaatgtggaggttatatacagggggtaccggtacagagtcagagtagtagcagtgtaaaagaggaaggggggggggcaatgcaaatagtctgggtagccatttgattagctgttcaggagtcttatggattgggggtagaagctgtttagaagctttTTGGACCtatacttggcgctccggtatctCTTGCTgtgcgttagcagagagaacagtctatgactaggggagtctttgacaatttttagggccttcctctgacaccgcctggtatagaggtcctggattgcgGGAAGCTTGGGccatacgcattaccctctgtattgccttgcggtaggaggccgagcagttgccataccaggcggtgatgcaaccagtcaggatgctcttgagggtgcagctgtataactttttgaggatctggggacccatgccaaatcttatcagtatcctgagggggaatatgcgCTGTCTTGCCCTCTTCACCTGTTATGACTAATtggggacaccaggtgtgttatGACTAActggggacaccaggtgtgttgtgactaactgggacaccaggtgtgttatGACTAATtggggacaccaggtgtgttatGACTAActggggacaccaggtgtgttatGACTAActggggacaccaggtgtgttatGACTAACTGGGGACACCAGGCGTGTTATGACTAActggggacaccaggtgtgttgtgactaactggggacaccatgcgtGTTGTGACTAACTGGGGACACCAGGCGTGTTATGACTAActggggacaccaggtgtgttatGACTAACTGGGGACACCAGGCGTGTTGTGACTAATaggggacaccaggtgtgttatGACTAATAGGGGACACCATGCGTGTTGTGACTAACTGGGGACACCAGGCGTGTTATGACTAActggggacaccaggtgtgttatGACTAACTGGGGACACCAGGCGTGTTGTGACTAATaggggacaccaggtgtgttatGACTAATaggggacaccaggtgtgttgtGAAGGCATTATAATATGATCTAATAGAGGGCATGTCTCCactgactcctccccttcctctttctaGTCCACGGTTGACGATAAAGGGCGATAAGGTCTGAATCAGCCCACAATAGAGGATatgactcctccccttcctctttctaGTCCGGTTGACGATAAAGGGCGATAAGGTCTGAATCAGCCCACAATAGAGGATatgactcctccccttcctctttctaGTCAGGTTGACGATAAAGGGCAGAGAGGATCCATGATCAAGTCCTTTTACAGCTGGACAAGCGACAACATCAACATGGTGAGTCACTCTTCTGATGATGGGATAATGACACATACAATGACACAATTAACACATTATTTATATATTGCAACATTTTAAAGTGACATATTTCGGTATATTGTACAATGTGAATGTGTTGCCATGACAAAAAGCTGTTTGTAATTATTAGTCCATTTTACAATAATGTTGTGTAATAAATTGGTAGCCCCTTAGCCTACAATTGAAACCTttatatcaatcaaatgtatttaataaaGCAATTTTTACATTGTCACAGCGTGCTCTAAACAAAGTgaattattttattatatttacaGTTGTTCACAATCCTCGTAGTGCTGGCGTCGGTTGATCTCAGCTGTAGCGCAATGAAAGAGGTTCTTCAAAGTCAGACCCCTGCCACGTATCACCACCTGGACTCCTCCACCGGCCAGTTACTCACCTGTCATCGCTGTCCACCTGGCCATCACATGTCTGCGCACTGCACCGCCACCACGCAGACCGTGTGTACACCATGTCCATCAGGCCACTACACTCAGTACTGGAACTACCTGCACAAGTGTCTGTACTGCGGCACGTTCTGTGGGGAGCACCAGGTGGTCAAGGAGGAGTGCTCGGTTCTCAATGACAGGGTGTGTGAGTGCAAAGGAGGATATTTCTGGGACGCCGATTTCTGTATCAGACACACGGAGTGTCCTTCTGGCTACGGGGTGAAACGGAGAGGTAAGAAACAGAATGGACAGATATATCACCATTTCCGTCTTTGCGCAATAGCGTTATTTTGCAGATAGATCGAATAACGGTATATAACGGTTTATAACGGTTTATAACGGACAAATAGTAATATACATTTGTTTAAAAATGTCAAATGCCCCCACAGGTACGACGGAGACGGACACAGAGTGTGAAAAATGCCCTCACGGTTCCTTCTCCTACAGCACTTCTTCGCGCGCGCTGTGCGTAAATCACACCGATTGCGCGTCACTGGGGCGGAAGACGGTCCTCAGGGGTACGTGTTGGCACGACAACCTCTGCGCCCTTTCCTGTGAAGAACTGAAAGATGGAGGTGGGTATCACATTATCGACACGATCTTGATATTGACTTGTGTTtttagttgtggtgtatttcaaACCCAAAATACTGAAACAGAATTGGTGGTCTATATTTTATTTATTGCAGACTTTTATGAAATGTAATGAAAGTAATATTCGTATATTTTTGCATTACATTGGTATTATGCATTAGTATTACGTTAGTGTTACTGACAGACAAATCCAAATGTTTTCCTCGTTGGCAGGTGAGTTTAAACTACTCGGAACCTTCCTTCCTGACTTCTTCGCTCATCACAAGATGAGAGTGGTGAAGCTGAGGAAGCTGGTCTGGAGGTTGATGGCCACTGAAGAGGAGCAGGAGCaccaggttagagagacagaccctaagtaattgtgtgtgtatgtactgatcgATGCTactgaatgtaatgtaatatatgaACACATAAATGATAAATGGAGACCTAGAATAGCAGGTCTCTGTCTTGTTTTCCTCCATTTTGAGTCAGTACAGAACCGTAGTTATATTTCTCTtgttttacagtggggcaaaaaagtatttagtcagccaccaattgtgcaagttctcccacttaaaaagatgagaggcctgtaattttcatcataggtacacttcaactatgacagacaaaatgagaaaagaaattccagaaaaccacattgtaggatttttaattaatttatttgcaaattatggtggaaaataagtatttggtcaataacaaaagtttatctcaatacttgtggacaggtgtcgtttatactgataacaagttcaaacaggtgccattaatacaggtaacgagtggaggacagaggagcctcttaaagaagaagttacaggtctgtgagagccagaaatcttgcttgtttgtaggtgaccaaatacttattttccaccataatttgcaaataaattcattaaaaatcctacaatgtgattttctggatttttttctcattttgtctgtcatagttgaagtgtacctatgatgcaaattacaggcctctctcatctttttaagtgggagaacttgcaccattggtggctgactaaatactttttttgccccactgtacagtgATGTAGTTGTGTCGTTAGGCTGTTGTTGTCTAttcatgttctgtattatgtcctGGGTTATGTTGCGTGTgggacccaggaagagtagctgctgctctgGCAACAACTAACAGGGATCCTAATTAAATACCAAAtgaccaacacacacagttagagGTTTACATTTAACCTGGCCTCTAATCAATGATTTCACTTCATTATTCTCTTGTATTTGCCTTCTCTTGTTGTATTTCTCCTTCATTTTATTATTTGAAAATGTGCCTCAATTTTAAATGCAATTTAAATAAAGTTgaatttcattttatttgagcaggagcagcagcagcacccGGCCAGCAGCCTATCCCAGTCCGGCCAGAGAAGCCTCTTGCAGGGCCAGGTGAAGGACTGGATCAGGGATGCCTCAGAGGAAGACCTGAGGAGACTCCCTGAAATACTGAGGAAGACCCATCAGAGTGTGATGGCAGAGAGACTAGAGGGGAAGATGAGGGAGTTACAGGAAGCCTCTGATTGTAACTCGGTTAGAAACAGGGTGACTTCATCACCTCACTGTGATGTAGAAGAGGTTTCTCAATCTGAATAACTCACTGATTGGATACAGTACCATATAGCCTACAGTGATCATGAATATACTA harbors:
- the LOC139378738 gene encoding tumor necrosis factor receptor superfamily member 6B-like isoform X1 gives rise to the protein MLFTILVVLASVDLSCSAMKEVLQSQTPATYHHLDSSTGQLLTCHRCPPGHHMSAHCTATTQTVCTPCPSGHYTQYWNYLHKCLYCGTFCGEHQVVKEECSVLNDRVCECKGGYFWDADFCIRHTECPSGYGVKRRGTTETDTECEKCPHGSFSYSTSSRALCVNHTDCASLGRKTVLRGTCWHDNLCALSCEELKDGGEFKLLGTFLPDFFAHHKMRVVKLRKLVWRLMATEEEQEHQQEQQQHPASSLSQSGQRSLLQGQVKDWIRDASEEDLRRLPEILRKTHQSVMAERLEGKMRELQEASDCNSVRNRVTSSPHCDVEEVSQSE
- the LOC139378738 gene encoding tumor necrosis factor receptor superfamily member 11B-like isoform X2; the protein is MLFTILVVLASVDLSCSAMKEVLQSQTPATYHHLDSSTGQLLTCHRCPPGHHMSAHCTATTQTVCTPCPSGHYTQYWNYLHKCLYCGTFCGEHQVVKEECSVLNDRVCECKGGYFWDADFCIRHTECPSGYGVKRRGTTETDTECEKCPHGSFSYSTSSRALCVNHTDCASLGRKTVLRGTCWHDNLCALSCEELKDGGEFKLLGTFLPDFFAHHKMRVVKLRKLVWRLMATEEEQEHQEQQQHPASSLSQSGQRSLLQGQVKDWIRDASEEDLRRLPEILRKTHQSVMAERLEGKMRELQEASDCNSVRNRVTSSPHCDVEEVSQSE